A section of the Leptotrichia buccalis C-1013-b genome encodes:
- a CDS encoding DUF6320 domain-containing protein yields MYCIKCGVELEEGTKRCPLCETVVPRIDGLEEKEYEKEYPIININLYEMKMKKVKKAVFLSFFTISIISILEVLFQNLIMYGKIEWGYYAILSILVFDLGLFIFLDSYRMRTNLFLILIGVSGYLYLLDLGDKKLTWSVNRGIPIVVAFYFVGLIFSFIWDKHKSDRLKMLNFFIFFVGIFLLILELIISKKMTWSIFSSIPLFILSIMLRYAYKSYKEEFKRRLHR; encoded by the coding sequence ATGTATTGTATAAAATGTGGAGTAGAACTGGAAGAAGGCACAAAAAGATGTCCATTATGTGAAACAGTTGTTCCGAGAATAGATGGACTTGAAGAAAAGGAATATGAAAAGGAATATCCAATTATCAATATAAATTTATATGAAATGAAAATGAAAAAAGTAAAAAAAGCTGTATTTCTCTCATTTTTTACAATTTCAATAATTTCAATACTAGAAGTCCTATTTCAAAATTTAATAATGTATGGAAAAATAGAATGGGGATATTATGCAATTCTTTCAATTTTAGTTTTTGATTTAGGATTATTTATATTTTTAGATTCCTATCGAATGAGAACAAATTTATTTTTAATTCTGATTGGAGTATCAGGATATTTGTATTTGCTAGATTTGGGAGATAAAAAATTGACTTGGAGTGTAAATCGTGGGATTCCAATTGTTGTAGCATTTTATTTTGTTGGGTTAATCTTTTCATTTATATGGGATAAACATAAAAGTGACAGGTTAAAAATGTTGAATTTTTTTATTTTTTTTGTTGGAATTTTTTTGTTAATTTTAGAATTGATTATAAGTAAAAAAATGACGTGGTCAATATTTTCTTCCATCCCTCTTTTTATTTTAAGTATAATGTTAAGATATGCCTATAAATCTTATAAAGAAGAATTTAAAAGAAGGTTACATAGATAA
- a CDS encoding Asp23/Gls24 family envelope stress response protein, with translation MNELGNVNISQEVVATIAESVVSEIEGVNSLVGGTSKNEIVKFFQNVSSGGKGIEVEVGETECTIDLYIVAKMGYKLPALAGEIQTNVVKAITDMTGLKVQEVNVYIQKIVKDDKKDVVQTPVETAEIEE, from the coding sequence ATGAACGAATTAGGAAATGTAAATATATCACAAGAAGTGGTGGCAACAATTGCAGAATCTGTAGTATCAGAAATTGAAGGAGTAAACAGCCTTGTAGGTGGAACTTCAAAAAATGAAATTGTTAAATTTTTCCAAAATGTATCTTCAGGTGGAAAGGGAATTGAAGTGGAAGTTGGAGAAACTGAATGTACAATAGATTTGTATATCGTAGCTAAAATGGGATACAAATTGCCAGCATTGGCAGGAGAAATTCAAACAAACGTAGTAAAAGCAATTACTGATATGACAGGATTAAAAGTTCAGGAAGTTAACGTATATATTCAAAAAATTGTTAAAGACGATAAAAAAGACGTTGTTCAAACTCCAGTAGAAACAGCAGAAATCGAAGAATAA
- the yihA gene encoding ribosome biogenesis GTP-binding protein YihA/YsxC gives MEINKSEFVKSAVVEKDYPDFNNIVEFSFIGRSNVGKSSLINSLTKRKSLARTSKTPGRTQLINYFLINDKIHFVDLPGYGFAKVPDAVKKNWGKTIESYLISNREKVVFLLLDLRRVPSNEDMEMLKWLEHFGIEYYIIFTKADKLSNNEKFKQLKEIRKKLVFKNEDVFFYSSLKNTGREELLNFIGKRIIEK, from the coding sequence ATGGAAATAAATAAATCTGAATTTGTAAAATCTGCAGTTGTAGAAAAAGATTATCCAGATTTTAACAATATTGTAGAATTTTCATTTATTGGAAGGTCAAATGTAGGAAAATCATCATTAATAAATTCTTTAACAAAGAGAAAAAGTTTAGCTAGAACGAGTAAAACTCCAGGAAGAACGCAATTAATCAATTATTTTTTAATAAATGACAAAATTCATTTTGTTGATTTACCCGGATACGGATTTGCAAAAGTACCTGATGCCGTTAAGAAAAACTGGGGAAAAACTATTGAAAGCTATTTAATTTCAAATCGTGAAAAAGTTGTATTTTTATTGCTTGATTTACGTAGAGTTCCGTCAAACGAAGATATGGAAATGTTAAAGTGGCTGGAACATTTTGGAATTGAATATTATATAATTTTTACAAAGGCAGATAAATTGTCAAATAATGAAAAATTCAAGCAGTTAAAGGAAATTAGGAAAAAATTAGTGTTTAAAAACGAAGATGTGTTTTTTTATTCTTCATTGAAAAATACAGGAAGAGAAGAATTATTGAATTTTATAGGAAAAAGAATTATTGAAAAATAA
- a CDS encoding patatin-like phospholipase family protein — MNDRTGLVLEGGGLRGIFTAGVLDFFLGKNIEFDNCIGVSAGACHACSYLAKQHKRAFNVSVDYLNDKRYCTLYSLIKTGDLFDVNLVYNEIPNKLNPIDNETFKKNKTKFQAVITNCETGEAEYPEVKDFDTDTIYVRASSSLPLLSRLVEINGNVYLDGGVSDPIPIKKSIENGNTKNIVVLTRNKDYRKKQSQLGKIIKIRYKKFPKFVELMNTRFSRYNEILDYIDKLEEKGEIFVIRPEVELTLGRIEKNRKKLFEVYKIGYETAKKNYEKLKEYLEK, encoded by the coding sequence ATGAATGACAGAACAGGATTAGTGCTGGAAGGCGGAGGGCTTAGAGGAATTTTTACAGCGGGAGTGCTAGATTTTTTTCTGGGAAAAAATATTGAATTTGATAACTGTATAGGAGTGTCTGCTGGAGCTTGTCACGCATGCAGTTATTTGGCAAAGCAGCATAAAAGAGCATTTAATGTGTCAGTGGATTATTTAAATGATAAAAGATATTGCACTCTTTATAGTTTGATTAAAACAGGGGATTTATTTGATGTGAATCTAGTTTACAATGAAATTCCAAATAAACTTAATCCGATTGATAATGAAACATTTAAAAAAAATAAGACAAAATTTCAGGCAGTAATTACAAATTGTGAAACAGGAGAAGCCGAATATCCTGAAGTTAAAGATTTTGACACAGATACAATTTATGTGAGAGCATCAAGTTCATTGCCACTTCTTTCTAGACTAGTGGAAATTAACGGAAATGTGTATCTGGATGGAGGAGTTTCTGATCCAATACCAATTAAAAAGTCTATTGAAAATGGAAATACTAAAAATATTGTAGTTTTGACACGTAATAAAGATTATAGAAAAAAACAGAGCCAGTTGGGGAAAATTATTAAAATAAGATACAAAAAGTTTCCTAAGTTTGTGGAACTAATGAATACACGTTTTAGTCGATATAATGAAATACTGGATTATATTGATAAACTTGAGGAAAAGGGAGAAATTTTTGTGATACGTCCAGAAGTGGAGTTGACTTTGGGAAGAATTGAAAAAAATCGTAAAAAACTTTTTGAAGTTTATAAAATTGGATATGAAACAGCAAAAAAAAATTATGAAAAATTGAAAGAATATCTGGAAAAATAA
- a CDS encoding LCP family protein, which translates to MKKILLILLIALAALIGWLCVPFNILVIGVDAYANQPTEGSRSDGLIVIRVIPYLAQIKMVSIPRDTYAEIPCENYKQDKITHSHHFGGTQCTIDAVENLLDTKINYHVRFRFEDVMNITNLIDGVDVVANHTFNQDYFDQEVYHFDKGQVYNLRGRMALAYTRHRKSDTAFKRDERQRQVIQGIVKKIAAPSGWKYIPQVYGYTKEHMEIAVNPIKSLSVLPAVLIHHSDIEQHEITGDGRMINGVWYFMPDEASLENAREEFKD; encoded by the coding sequence ATGAAAAAAATATTATTGATATTACTAATAGCTTTAGCAGCGTTAATTGGGTGGCTATGCGTTCCATTTAATATTCTTGTAATTGGGGTGGATGCCTATGCAAATCAGCCAACAGAAGGATCTCGAAGTGACGGGCTTATTGTTATAAGGGTTATACCATATTTGGCACAGATAAAGATGGTTTCGATACCACGTGATACATATGCGGAAATTCCTTGTGAAAATTATAAACAGGACAAAATTACACATTCACATCATTTTGGTGGAACACAATGTACAATTGATGCAGTTGAAAACTTGCTTGATACAAAAATTAATTATCATGTACGTTTCAGATTTGAAGATGTGATGAATATAACAAATTTAATAGACGGAGTCGATGTTGTTGCAAATCATACTTTTAATCAGGATTATTTTGATCAGGAAGTATATCATTTTGATAAAGGGCAAGTTTATAATTTGAGAGGAAGAATGGCACTTGCATATACAAGACATAGAAAAAGTGATACGGCATTCAAGCGTGATGAACGACAAAGACAAGTTATTCAAGGAATTGTCAAAAAAATAGCTGCACCGTCAGGATGGAAATATATTCCTCAAGTTTATGGCTATACAAAGGAACATATGGAAATAGCAGTAAATCCTATTAAAAGTTTGTCAGTATTGCCAGCGGTTTTGATTCACCATTCGGATATTGAGCAGCATGAGATTACTGGAGATGGAAGAATGATTAACGGAGTTTGGTATTTTATGCCAGACGAAGCTTCATTGGAAAATGCAAGAGAAGAATTTAAAGATTAG
- the nusB gene encoding transcription antitermination factor NusB has translation MTRREIREEIFKLLFEHELIDNNIEKRINDVINEENLKKNDEIDFLRSYVTEIIENENILIEKIKNILDGWTYERLGTIEKVLLKISFYEITIKNIGYEIAINEVLEIAKKYSYNDTKEFLNGILAKLVKDIKEEQHK, from the coding sequence ATGACACGAAGAGAAATTAGAGAAGAAATATTTAAACTTCTTTTTGAACATGAACTAATTGATAATAACATCGAAAAAAGAATAAATGATGTAATTAATGAAGAAAATTTAAAGAAAAATGACGAGATTGATTTTTTACGAAGCTATGTTACTGAAATAATTGAAAATGAAAATATTCTAATTGAAAAAATAAAAAATATATTAGATGGTTGGACTTATGAACGTTTGGGGACAATAGAAAAAGTTTTGTTAAAAATATCTTTTTATGAAATCACTATAAAGAATATAGGATATGAGATAGCAATTAATGAAGTTCTGGAAATCGCTAAAAAATATTCTTACAACGATACAAAAGAATTTCTTAATGGAATCCTTGCAAAATTAGTAAAAGATATTAAAGAAGAACAACATAAATAA
- the amaP gene encoding alkaline shock response membrane anchor protein AmaP, with protein sequence MIAILGFLARLSVILGFVGIAFSSISDMLFGTDYLGQLDIFIDLSSLNFRILVGILSIIYLVIFLLSYIDKLTKYSQSRKVKNKSGEIEVSIKTINETSKDFLSNQEIIKNSKIKSFPKGKAVVIEATVDTYNVDNLNEKLSEIQSKLSDYIFKATGITVKKSKVKLKKVLNETIIEKKIIDSPAIQKEEEQNASNKNKILKNKNNTQIETSPTGKEN encoded by the coding sequence ATGATTGCAATATTAGGATTTTTGGCAAGATTATCTGTAATACTCGGATTTGTTGGTATTGCTTTTTCGAGTATATCGGATATGCTGTTTGGGACTGATTATTTGGGACAACTTGATATTTTTATTGATTTAAGCAGTTTAAACTTTAGAATTTTAGTTGGAATATTATCAATAATTTATCTAGTCATATTTTTACTTTCTTATATTGACAAACTTACAAAATATTCTCAAAGTAGAAAAGTGAAAAATAAAAGTGGAGAAATCGAAGTTTCTATTAAAACTATAAATGAAACATCAAAAGATTTTTTAAGTAATCAGGAAATCATAAAAAATTCAAAAATTAAATCATTTCCAAAAGGAAAAGCAGTTGTTATAGAAGCTACTGTGGATACCTACAACGTTGATAACTTGAACGAAAAACTATCAGAAATTCAAAGTAAATTATCTGATTATATTTTTAAAGCGACTGGAATTACGGTGAAAAAAAGTAAGGTAAAATTAAAAAAAGTTTTAAATGAAACAATTATTGAAAAAAAAATCATTGATTCTCCAGCTATTCAGAAAGAAGAAGAACAAAATGCAAGCAATAAAAACAAAATTTTAAAAAACAAAAATAATACACAAATTGAAACTTCCCCAACTGGAAAGGAAAATTAA
- the accC gene encoding acetyl-CoA carboxylase biotin carboxylase subunit produces MFKKILIANRGEIAVRIIRAARELGIATVAVYSEADKDSLHVKLADEAICIGTASSADSYLKIPNIISAAQITGSEAIHPGYGFLAENQRFAEICEKNGIVFIGPKPELISMMGDKATARETAIKHKVPITKGSDGIVPNVEEAKKVAEWITYPVMIKATAGGGGKGMRIAHDEKELVENYIAAQNEAKAAFGNPDVYIEKYVEEPRHVEIQVIGDKFGNAVHLGERDCTIQRRHQKLIEESPSTGIDAKTREKMGKFASKLVKGIGYDSVGTLEFLVDKNMNFYFMEMNTRIQVEHTVSEEITGVDLIKEQIRVAAGEKLSVSQKDININGHVIECRINAEDSENGFLPSSGIMEKYIPSGGIGVRVDSHSYQNYEIPPYYDSMIAKLIVKGKDREEAIVRMKRALKEFIIEGIDTTIPFHLKVLDNKDFNDGIIYTNFIETHFKEALGK; encoded by the coding sequence ATGTTCAAAAAAATATTAATAGCAAATAGAGGAGAAATTGCTGTTAGAATAATCAGAGCAGCAAGAGAACTGGGAATAGCAACTGTAGCGGTTTATTCAGAAGCTGACAAGGATTCACTTCACGTGAAACTTGCTGATGAGGCTATCTGTATCGGAACTGCCAGCAGTGCGGATTCGTACTTAAAAATACCTAATATTATTTCAGCAGCACAAATTACAGGAAGTGAGGCAATTCATCCAGGATATGGATTTTTAGCCGAAAATCAAAGATTCGCTGAAATTTGTGAAAAAAACGGAATCGTATTCATTGGTCCAAAACCTGAACTAATCAGTATGATGGGAGACAAAGCCACTGCAAGAGAAACAGCTATTAAACACAAAGTCCCAATAACAAAAGGCTCAGACGGAATTGTACCAAATGTGGAAGAAGCTAAAAAAGTTGCAGAATGGATAACTTATCCTGTTATGATAAAAGCTACTGCCGGTGGTGGTGGTAAAGGAATGAGAATTGCACACGATGAAAAGGAACTTGTGGAAAATTACATTGCAGCCCAAAATGAAGCAAAAGCGGCATTTGGAAATCCAGATGTTTATATTGAAAAATACGTGGAAGAACCAAGACACGTAGAAATTCAAGTAATTGGAGACAAATTTGGAAACGCTGTTCATTTGGGAGAAAGAGACTGCACAATTCAAAGACGTCATCAAAAATTAATAGAAGAATCCCCATCAACTGGAATTGATGCAAAAACACGTGAAAAAATGGGAAAATTTGCTTCAAAACTTGTAAAAGGTATTGGTTACGACAGTGTTGGAACATTGGAATTTCTTGTTGACAAAAATATGAATTTCTATTTTATGGAAATGAATACTAGGATTCAGGTGGAACACACTGTAAGTGAGGAAATTACTGGTGTTGATCTAATAAAAGAACAAATAAGAGTAGCAGCGGGAGAAAAATTAAGTGTTTCCCAAAAAGATATAAATATTAATGGACACGTTATAGAATGCAGAATAAATGCAGAAGATTCTGAAAACGGATTTTTACCTTCTTCAGGAATTATGGAAAAATATATTCCATCTGGCGGAATCGGTGTAAGAGTCGATTCACATTCATATCAAAATTATGAAATACCGCCTTATTACGATTCAATGATTGCAAAACTTATTGTGAAAGGTAAGGATAGGGAAGAAGCTATTGTTAGAATGAAACGTGCCTTAAAGGAATTTATTATAGAAGGTATAGACACAACTATACCATTCCATTTGAAAGTTCTTGATAATAAAGATTTCAATGACGGAATTATCTATACAAATTTCATTGAAACTCATTTTAAAGAAGCTCTTGGAAAATAA
- a CDS encoding acetyl-CoA carboxylase biotin carboxyl carrier protein, which produces MELRDIQELMQVLKKENLTEMKIKYGNVKLTLTNSETGQVTNAAAPVTKKVQKNIAKALPKEEVIKSSNVGRIRLINSKVGTSVRKGEILARINTIGIDNDVKATVNGVLKEVLVADGSAVDFAKELFKIEVK; this is translated from the coding sequence ATGGAACTGAGAGACATTCAGGAATTAATGCAGGTTTTAAAAAAAGAAAATTTAACCGAGATGAAAATAAAATATGGAAACGTAAAGCTTACATTAACTAATTCTGAAACTGGACAAGTTACGAATGCCGCAGCGCCTGTAACAAAAAAAGTTCAAAAAAATATCGCCAAGGCATTGCCTAAAGAAGAAGTTATTAAATCAAGCAATGTAGGAAGAATAAGATTAATAAATTCAAAAGTTGGAACTTCAGTAAGAAAAGGAGAAATTCTTGCCAGAATTAACACAATTGGAATTGACAACGATGTAAAAGCTACTGTAAATGGTGTCTTGAAAGAAGTATTAGTTGCAGATGGTTCAGCTGTGGATTTTGCAAAGGAATTATTTAAAATTGAAGTTAAATAA
- the coaE gene encoding dephospho-CoA kinase (Dephospho-CoA kinase (CoaE) performs the final step in coenzyme A biosynthesis.): MVIGLTGGIGTGKSTVSQILRGNKFPVIDLDTISHEVIKIPKVIEKIVENFGKEVLENSGNFENENNAIRISREKLGKIIFENKEKRLLLNSIMHPEILHTMREQISKYKKNNKIIFVEIQLLFEVQWEKEFDYILLISAKKSTQIRRILERDKRSENDALNIINSQLPLDEKKKRSDFVIENDGNIEELKEKIDKFLEYLETKYLETKCYV; the protein is encoded by the coding sequence ATGGTTATTGGGCTTACTGGCGGAATTGGAACTGGAAAAAGTACAGTTAGCCAGATTTTGCGGGGAAATAAATTTCCTGTTATTGATTTGGACACTATTTCTCATGAGGTTATAAAAATTCCAAAAGTTATAGAAAAAATTGTGGAAAATTTTGGAAAAGAAGTTTTGGAAAATAGCGGTAATTTTGAAAATGAAAATAATGCAATCCGAATTTCACGTGAAAAATTAGGAAAAATTATTTTTGAAAATAAAGAAAAAAGACTGCTTTTAAATTCAATTATGCATCCAGAAATTTTGCATACTATGAGAGAACAGATTTCCAAATACAAAAAAAATAATAAAATTATTTTTGTAGAAATACAGCTGCTTTTTGAAGTCCAGTGGGAAAAGGAATTTGATTATATTTTGTTAATCAGTGCAAAAAAAAGTACACAGATTAGGCGAATTTTGGAAAGAGATAAACGCAGTGAAAATGATGCTTTAAATATTATTAATTCTCAGTTGCCTTTGGATGAAAAAAAGAAAAGAAGCGATTTTGTTATTGAAAATGACGGAAATATTGAAGAGCTGAAAGAAAAAATTGATAAATTTTTAGAATATTTAGAAACTAAATATTTAGAAACTAAATGTTATGTTTAA
- a CDS encoding Dps family protein: protein MSKTVEKLNLYLANLNVLYRKVQNYHWNIVGAGFFSVHAKLEEYYDAINTQIDDVAERILSIGGRPLGTLKDYLEVTTIKEAENKEISIPEAVADVKKEFEAMLKLVKEIKVVADEENDYGTSALVDEYISTYEKDLWMLNAYLK, encoded by the coding sequence ATGTCAAAAACAGTTGAAAAATTAAATCTTTACTTAGCTAACTTAAACGTACTTTATAGAAAAGTTCAAAATTACCACTGGAATATTGTTGGTGCTGGATTCTTTTCTGTTCATGCAAAATTGGAAGAATATTATGATGCAATAAATACACAAATTGATGATGTTGCAGAAAGAATTTTGTCAATAGGAGGACGACCTTTAGGAACTCTAAAAGATTACTTGGAAGTTACAACTATTAAGGAAGCTGAAAATAAGGAAATTTCTATTCCAGAAGCAGTAGCTGATGTAAAAAAAGAATTTGAAGCAATGTTAAAATTAGTAAAAGAAATAAAAGTTGTGGCTGACGAAGAAAATGATTATGGAACTTCTGCATTAGTTGACGAATATATCAGCACATACGAAAAAGATTTGTGGATGTTAAATGCATATTTAAAATAA
- the rho gene encoding transcription termination factor Rho codes for MIKNILEQNVTNLKKIAKEYKIEGFSGMSKLELINAILIEKGKENGKTYGFGKLDIMSEGTYGFLRKTSIGPDIYMSVSQIKRFFLRNEDIVFGELRIPIGTEKNYGVLKVLLVNGDLPEKSLKRPYFDDLIPSYPDEKLNLGNGEISSRIIDLISPIGKGQRGLIVAPPKAGKTVLLSTLANDIIKYNPEIDVWILLIDERPEEVTDIKENVKEAEVYSATFDEDPRMHTQVTENVLEMAKREVERGKDILILMDSLTRLARSYNITIPSSGKLISGGIDPNALYYPKRFLGAARNIKKGGSLTIIATALIETGSRMDEVIFEEFKGTGNMEILLSRTLEQLRIFPAIDVLKSGTRREELLIPRKNLEKIWRLRRELSEMSEVEGMKNLIELIKQYKNNDELLDDLYKHKKVK; via the coding sequence ATGATAAAAAATATATTGGAACAAAATGTAACTAATTTAAAAAAAATAGCTAAAGAATACAAAATTGAAGGATTTTCAGGAATGTCAAAACTTGAGTTAATTAATGCTATTCTTATTGAAAAAGGGAAAGAAAATGGAAAAACTTATGGTTTTGGAAAATTAGATATAATGAGTGAAGGAACTTATGGATTTTTGCGAAAAACTTCAATTGGTCCTGATATTTATATGTCAGTTTCACAAATAAAAAGATTTTTTCTGCGAAATGAAGATATTGTATTTGGAGAATTAAGAATTCCGATTGGAACAGAAAAAAACTATGGAGTTCTAAAAGTGCTATTAGTAAATGGAGATTTGCCAGAAAAATCGTTAAAACGTCCATATTTTGACGATTTGATTCCTTCTTATCCAGATGAAAAATTAAACTTGGGAAATGGTGAGATATCTTCAAGAATTATCGACTTAATTTCACCAATTGGAAAAGGGCAGAGAGGACTTATCGTTGCACCGCCAAAAGCTGGAAAAACGGTGTTACTGTCAACTCTTGCAAATGATATTATAAAATATAATCCAGAAATTGATGTATGGATATTATTAATTGACGAGAGACCTGAAGAAGTTACTGATATTAAGGAAAATGTAAAAGAAGCGGAAGTTTATTCAGCTACATTTGATGAAGATCCGAGAATGCACACACAAGTTACTGAAAACGTTCTGGAAATGGCAAAAAGAGAAGTTGAGCGTGGAAAAGATATTTTAATCTTAATGGACAGCCTTACAAGGCTTGCACGGTCGTATAACATCACAATTCCTTCAAGCGGAAAATTGATTTCTGGTGGAATTGACCCAAATGCACTTTATTATCCAAAAAGATTTTTAGGAGCTGCAAGAAATATTAAAAAAGGTGGAAGCTTGACAATTATAGCAACGGCTTTGATTGAAACAGGAAGTAGAATGGATGAAGTTATTTTTGAAGAGTTTAAAGGAACCGGGAATATGGAAATTCTTTTAAGTAGGACACTTGAACAGTTGAGAATATTTCCCGCGATAGATGTTTTAAAAAGTGGAACAAGACGTGAGGAATTATTAATTCCGAGAAAAAATTTGGAAAAAATATGGAGATTACGAAGAGAGCTTAGTGAAATGTCAGAAGTTGAAGGAATGAAAAATTTAATTGAACTTATAAAGCAATACAAAAATAATGATGAATTACTAGATGATTTATACAAACATAAAAAAGTTAAATAA
- a CDS encoding YifB family Mg chelatase-like AAA ATPase, which produces MAISLFSCSYMGVDTYVVEVEVDLSRGLPVFNIVGMGDQAISESKERIRSCFKNMGFEFPVRRVLVNLSPANIRKKGSHFDLSIFLGILANIGHISNIEILKKYLILGEISLNGKIKSINGAINATILAKETDFEGVIVPMENYNEAKLISGVEIIPVDEITELLDFLDGKTDVEILRKKADKIDNFKIEKDVNVEETIDFSDVKGQFLAKRALEIAAAGGHNVFLIGDPGSGKSMLAKRFNTILPEMPEEEIIETTKIYSISGMLSQNEPIIRKRPFRAPHYSATQVALVGGANRVGEITLALNGVFFLDEIGEFEGKTLETLRQPLEDGKIVISRANFSVTYPVKNITITASNPTPSGYFPDNPLCNDSLHEIKRYQKKFSGPFLDRMDLYVEMHQLKKDEIFDETLSEKSKDIQARVIKAREIQKQRFNSNTLNRDMNKKQLNKYCKIDEESQEIMKSAIDNLKLSVRMFDKLLKVSRTIADLDGEENIKKEHLLEALNYRKK; this is translated from the coding sequence ATGGCAATAAGTTTATTTAGTTGCAGTTATATGGGAGTTGATACTTATGTTGTGGAAGTCGAAGTTGACCTATCCAGAGGACTGCCTGTTTTTAATATAGTTGGAATGGGGGATCAGGCGATTTCCGAAAGTAAGGAACGGATTAGGAGCTGCTTTAAAAATATGGGATTTGAATTCCCAGTTAGGCGTGTATTAGTGAATTTGTCACCTGCAAATATTCGGAAAAAAGGAAGTCATTTTGATTTAAGTATTTTTTTGGGAATACTTGCCAATATTGGACACATTTCAAATATAGAAATATTAAAAAAATATCTAATTCTAGGAGAAATTTCACTAAATGGAAAAATAAAATCTATAAATGGAGCAATAAATGCCACAATTTTGGCAAAGGAAACGGATTTTGAAGGAGTTATTGTTCCAATGGAAAATTATAATGAGGCAAAATTGATTTCAGGTGTGGAAATCATTCCTGTTGATGAAATAACAGAATTGCTGGATTTTCTGGATGGAAAAACTGATGTAGAAATTTTACGAAAAAAAGCAGACAAGATAGATAATTTTAAAATTGAAAAAGATGTAAATGTTGAAGAAACTATTGATTTTTCCGATGTGAAAGGTCAGTTTTTAGCAAAAAGAGCGTTGGAAATAGCGGCAGCTGGCGGACATAATGTATTTTTAATAGGAGACCCCGGCTCAGGAAAATCAATGCTTGCCAAACGTTTTAACACAATTCTGCCTGAAATGCCAGAAGAAGAAATAATCGAAACAACCAAAATTTACAGTATTTCAGGAATGCTAAGCCAAAATGAGCCAATAATTCGCAAACGTCCATTTAGAGCTCCGCATTATTCAGCAACACAGGTAGCTCTAGTAGGTGGTGCAAACAGAGTTGGTGAAATTACATTGGCATTAAATGGAGTATTCTTTCTAGATGAAATTGGGGAATTTGAAGGAAAAACGCTGGAAACATTGAGACAGCCGCTGGAAGATGGAAAAATTGTCATTTCAAGAGCAAACTTTAGTGTAACTTATCCAGTAAAAAACATAACAATAACAGCTTCAAATCCTACTCCAAGCGGATATTTTCCTGATAATCCGCTATGCAACGACAGTTTACATGAAATAAAACGTTATCAGAAAAAATTTTCAGGTCCGTTTCTCGACAGAATGGATTTGTACGTGGAAATGCACCAGCTGAAAAAAGATGAAATTTTTGACGAAACTTTATCAGAAAAATCAAAAGACATTCAAGCGAGAGTTATAAAAGCTCGCGAAATTCAAAAACAACGTTTTAATTCAAATACATTAAACAGAGATATGAATAAAAAGCAGTTAAACAAATATTGTAAAATAGATGAAGAAAGTCAGGAAATTATGAAATCGGCGATTGACAATTTAAAATTATCAGTTAGAATGTTTGACAAACTGCTGAAAGTTTCACGAACAATAGCAGATTTGGATGGAGAAGAAAATATAAAAAAGGAACATCTTTTGGAAGCGCTTAATTATAGAAAAAAATAA